In a genomic window of Trichoderma atroviride chromosome 4, complete sequence:
- a CDS encoding uncharacterized protein (EggNog:ENOG41~TransMembrane:1 (i240-258o)) encodes MSTRRYRSAIACQTCRVRKVRCSVSMTGVPCISCEQDQTECILKPRQGKRLRQNTTVFPAPRHYAASSALPDTTNQSTQEPSNLSPDSSPKDDLGEPRGSRSSLDTPDTRASAVSSEQSIAADEERIGVEMVEVALGYPRRTGQIPYYVGEQTGGPTSIMHICTTDHAIPRHLLLPEAKQIALTEDEKAFLRSKGVYSFLSDTTMDCMIRAYFHHVHTIMPVLEADTLLGHYRSKRMHEYNLILLWSMCSIACNYLPAEIYEAEGFTSRKTMKAEMYSRAACIYNNGGEKNNFILLQGALLLGFWNSEKEDHMQPWHWSGRAINLCQILGLHRDIDSAGYNTSITERQRSLFRRLWWTSFWRDRWLAMALGRPLRLNLDESDTPDPLVSDMAADLEGIPESTTSAFLPRDLPQLAEYWVQLIHMTKLLGKTLTTCYQLRRPRPTISKIDALEAEILQFALPDYPDPTLSPLATFYYYHLQLHYQSILITYYRPYSIETPSDLPPYRQRDWQLEMQAKAMSAASKTCNIVYSLAQGNYFSYAGPMT; translated from the exons ATGTCGACTCGCCGCTATCGTTCTGCCATTGCCTGCCAGACCTGCCGAGTGCGCAAGGTTCGATGCAGCGTGTCGATGACGGGAGTTCCGTGTATAAGCTGCGAGCAGGACCAGACAGAATGCATCCTCAAGCCAAGACAAGGCAAACG GCTCCGGCAGAACACCACCGTGTTTCCGGCGCCCCGTCACTATGCTGCAAGCTCGGCTTTGCCAGACACCACTAACCAAAGCACCCAAGAGCCAAGCAATCTGTCTCCAGATTCCAGCCCAAAGGATGATCTTGGGGAGCCACGTGGTTCTCGGTCATCTTTGGATACGCCTGATACCCGAGCTTCGGCTGTATCTAGCGAACAAAGTATTGCTGCTGACGAAGAGCGAATCGGCGTTGAAATGGTAGAAGTTGCTCTGGGTTATCCACGAAGAACAGGCCAGATACCATACTATGTTG GTGAACAAACCGGAGGCCCAACGTCTATTATGCACATATGCACAACAGATCATGCTATACCAAGACATCTCCTTTTGCCGGAAGCGAAACAAATTGCATTAACAGAGGATGAAAAAGCTTTTCTTCGCAGTAAAGGTGTCTACTCTTTCTTATCAGATACAACCATGGATTGCATGATACGAGCGTATTTTCACCATGTCCATACAATTATGCCAGTCTTGGAGGCGGATACGCTCCTTGGACACTACCGCTCCAAGCGAATGCATGAGTACAACCTGATTTTGTTGTGGTCGATGTGTTCTATAGCTTGTAAT TATTTGCCTGCAGAGATATATGAAGCAGAAGGGTTTACATCTCGAAAAACTATGAAGGCCGAAATGTATTCTCGTGCAGCC TGTATATACAACAACGGTGGCGAGAAAAACAACTTTATTCTTCTACAGGGCGCACTTCTATTAGGCTTTTGGAATTCCGAAAAAGAAGACCACATGCAGCCGTGGCATTGGAGCGGCCGAGCCATCAATCTCTGCCAAATACTTGGACTCCACCGCGATATAGACTCCGCCGGATACAACACGTCCATAACCGAACGGCAGCGCTCCCTATTCCGTAGATTGTGGTGGACTTCTTTCTGGCGGGACCGttggctggccatggccctTGGAAGACCCCTCCGACTCAACCTGGACGAATCTGATACCCCGGATCCATTAGTGTCAGATATGGCGGCAGATCTGGAAGGCATTCCGGAATCCACAACTTCGGCTTTTCTGCCGAGGGACTTGCCGCAGCTGGCGGAATACTGGGTCCAGCTTATACACATGACGAAGCTGCTCGGCAAGACGCTCACAACATGCTATCAGCTCCGAAGACCAAGGCCAACCATTAGCAAGATTGACGCTTTGGAGGCGGAAATACTGCAGTTTGCTTTGCCAGACTACCCGGATCCCACCCTTTCTCCGTTAGCTACGTTCTATTATTACCATCTGCAACTCCATTACCA ATCCATTTTGATCACATACTATCGACCGTATAGTATAGAAACGCCTTCAGATCTCCCTCCGTACCGACAGAGAGACTGGCAACTGGAAATGCAGGCAAAGGCAATGTCTGCTGCTTCAAAAACTTGCAACATCGTCTATTCTCTCGCCCAAGGCAATTACTTCTCTTATGCCGGACCAATGACGTGA
- a CDS encoding uncharacterized protein (EggNog:ENOG41~TransMembrane:1 (i240-258o)), producing MSTRRYRSAIACQTCRVRKVRCSVSMTGVPCISCEQDQTECILKPRQGKRLRQNTTVFPAPRHYAASSALPDTTNQSTQEPSNLSPDSSPKDDLGEPRGSRSSLDTPDTRASAVSSEQSIAADEERIGVEMVEVALGYPRRTGQIPYYVGEQTGGPTSIMHICTTDHAIPRHLLLPEAKQIALTEDEKAFLRSKGVYSFLSDTTMDCMIRAYFHHVHTIMPVLEADTLLGHYRSKRMHEYNLILLWSMCSIACNYLPAEIYEAEGFTSRKTMKAEMYSRAACIYNNGGEKNNFILLQGALLLGFWNSEKEDHMQPWHWSGRAINLCQILGLHRDIDSAGYNTSITERQRSLFRRLWWTSFWRDRWLAMALGRPLRLNLDESDTPDPLVSDMAADLEGIPESTTSAFLPRDLPQLAEYWVQLIHMTKLLGKTLTTCYQLRRPRPTISKIDALEAEILQFALPDYPDPTLSPLATFYYYHLQLHYQSILITYYRPYSIETPSDLPPYRQRDWQLEMQAKAMSAASKTCNIVYSLAQGNYFSYAGPMTPTLLVPAMQVYLLNCKFGDALSRRLGLNMLNMCMMILEELQKTYSVASVCRGIFGKAIQQLFPDDAASISLSHSLPEPNIIAIPEPMPPTMSIADTPLQLELFGSNASKAEFIDALTAEPSIFSFVDMLNL from the exons ATGTCGACTCGCCGCTATCGTTCTGCCATTGCCTGCCAGACCTGCCGAGTGCGCAAGGTTCGATGCAGCGTGTCGATGACGGGAGTTCCGTGTATAAGCTGCGAGCAGGACCAGACAGAATGCATCCTCAAGCCAAGACAAGGCAAACG GCTCCGGCAGAACACCACCGTGTTTCCGGCGCCCCGTCACTATGCTGCAAGCTCGGCTTTGCCAGACACCACTAACCAAAGCACCCAAGAGCCAAGCAATCTGTCTCCAGATTCCAGCCCAAAGGATGATCTTGGGGAGCCACGTGGTTCTCGGTCATCTTTGGATACGCCTGATACCCGAGCTTCGGCTGTATCTAGCGAACAAAGTATTGCTGCTGACGAAGAGCGAATCGGCGTTGAAATGGTAGAAGTTGCTCTGGGTTATCCACGAAGAACAGGCCAGATACCATACTATGTTG GTGAACAAACCGGAGGCCCAACGTCTATTATGCACATATGCACAACAGATCATGCTATACCAAGACATCTCCTTTTGCCGGAAGCGAAACAAATTGCATTAACAGAGGATGAAAAAGCTTTTCTTCGCAGTAAAGGTGTCTACTCTTTCTTATCAGATACAACCATGGATTGCATGATACGAGCGTATTTTCACCATGTCCATACAATTATGCCAGTCTTGGAGGCGGATACGCTCCTTGGACACTACCGCTCCAAGCGAATGCATGAGTACAACCTGATTTTGTTGTGGTCGATGTGTTCTATAGCTTGTAAT TATTTGCCTGCAGAGATATATGAAGCAGAAGGGTTTACATCTCGAAAAACTATGAAGGCCGAAATGTATTCTCGTGCAGCC TGTATATACAACAACGGTGGCGAGAAAAACAACTTTATTCTTCTACAGGGCGCACTTCTATTAGGCTTTTGGAATTCCGAAAAAGAAGACCACATGCAGCCGTGGCATTGGAGCGGCCGAGCCATCAATCTCTGCCAAATACTTGGACTCCACCGCGATATAGACTCCGCCGGATACAACACGTCCATAACCGAACGGCAGCGCTCCCTATTCCGTAGATTGTGGTGGACTTCTTTCTGGCGGGACCGttggctggccatggccctTGGAAGACCCCTCCGACTCAACCTGGACGAATCTGATACCCCGGATCCATTAGTGTCAGATATGGCGGCAGATCTGGAAGGCATTCCGGAATCCACAACTTCGGCTTTTCTGCCGAGGGACTTGCCGCAGCTGGCGGAATACTGGGTCCAGCTTATACACATGACGAAGCTGCTCGGCAAGACGCTCACAACATGCTATCAGCTCCGAAGACCAAGGCCAACCATTAGCAAGATTGACGCTTTGGAGGCGGAAATACTGCAGTTTGCTTTGCCAGACTACCCGGATCCCACCCTTTCTCCGTTAGCTACGTTCTATTATTACCATCTGCAACTCCATTACCA ATCCATTTTGATCACATACTATCGACCGTATAGTATAGAAACGCCTTCAGATCTCCCTCCGTACCGACAGAGAGACTGGCAACTGGAAATGCAGGCAAAGGCAATGTCTGCTGCTTCAAAAACTTGCAACATCGTCTATTCTCTCGCCCAAGGCAATTACTTCTCTTATGCCGGACCAATGAC CCCAACCTTATTGGTCCCAGCGATGCAAGTCTACCTCCTCAACTGTAAATTCGGTGACGCCTTATCAAGGCGTCTTGGGTTAAATATGTTAAACATGTGCATGATGATTCTGGAGGAGCTACAAAAAACATATTCAGTCGCCTCGGTTTGCCGAGGTATATTCGGCAAGGCCATTCAGCAGCTTTTCCcagacgatgctgccagcATTTCTTTGTCCCACTCCCTCCCCGAGCCGAATATCATTGCCATTCCCGAGCCAATGCCACCTACAATGTCTATTGCAGACACCCCTCTCCAACTAGAGCTATTCGGCTCAAATGCCTCCAAGGCTGAATTCATCGACGCACTGACTGCA